The proteins below come from a single Cupriavidus sp. WKF15 genomic window:
- a CDS encoding DNA-binding domain-containing protein, protein MPSVLEIQACFARAVLEQDVAALSGHVVGGAAGAQRCLGIYASNVRHNLSEALRAVFPVIERLVGEPFFDATAGRYIRACPSTSGDIQRFGKSFPDFLARFEPAAGLRYLPDVARLEWLMHEVFHAADAGPLALERLGALAEAEAAGLRLMLNPACRLLASPFPVLHIWQANQPDTAVDTEIDADIGGDWLLVRRSGFEVEVQSLAVAEYTMLEALDRGAALEPAYQGALQAAPDFALADFIQRRILDATIIDFDARAACPILAPGRS, encoded by the coding sequence ATGCCTTCAGTGCTTGAAATCCAGGCTTGCTTTGCCCGCGCGGTGCTCGAGCAGGACGTGGCCGCACTGTCCGGCCACGTCGTCGGCGGCGCCGCTGGCGCGCAGCGGTGCCTCGGCATCTATGCCAGCAACGTGCGCCACAACTTGAGCGAGGCCCTGCGCGCCGTTTTCCCCGTGATCGAGCGCTTGGTGGGCGAGCCCTTCTTCGATGCCACGGCGGGCCGGTATATCCGGGCCTGCCCATCCACCAGCGGCGACATCCAGCGCTTTGGCAAGAGTTTTCCCGACTTCCTCGCGCGATTCGAGCCGGCCGCGGGCTTGCGCTACTTGCCCGATGTGGCAAGGCTCGAATGGCTCATGCACGAGGTGTTCCATGCGGCAGATGCCGGGCCGCTCGCGCTGGAGCGTCTGGGCGCGCTCGCCGAGGCCGAGGCCGCAGGCCTGCGCCTGATGCTGAATCCAGCCTGCCGCCTGCTTGCGTCGCCGTTTCCTGTGCTGCATATCTGGCAGGCCAACCAGCCGGATACGGCGGTGGATACCGAGATCGACGCCGACATCGGCGGCGACTGGCTGCTGGTCAGGCGCAGCGGCTTTGAGGTCGAAGTGCAGTCCCTGGCGGTCGCCGAATACACCATGCTCGAAGCACTGGATCGCGGCGCCGCGCTCGAGCCGGCATATCAGGGGGCGCTGCAGGCTGCGCCCGACTTCGCGCTGGCCGACTTCATCCAGCGACGCATCCTGGACGCGACCATCATTGACTTCGACGCCCGCGCCGCCTGCCCTATCCTCGCGCCAGGTCGATCGTAA
- a CDS encoding DUF692 domain-containing protein, translating to MPTTSLHPNPGAAVPPRAGIGLRAPHYRQVVSETPSTGWFEVHSENYFGDGGQPLHYLAQVRATYPLSLHGVGLCLGATDRPDRTHLQRLAALIRRFQPGLVSEHLSWGRIGDHYLNDLLPLPYTEESLALVCGHVAEVQDYLQQQLLVENITSYLRFTHSTIPEPEFIAELVARTGCGILLDVNNIYVNAVNHGTDASAYIDAIPVGAVNEVHLAGFDQSDDMLIDTHGQRVAEPVWSLYQHALARFGPVPTLIEWDTEIPPFEVLLEEARRADQMLETDNAFSA from the coding sequence ATGCCAACCACCAGTCTCCATCCGAATCCGGGAGCCGCTGTCCCGCCGCGAGCCGGGATCGGATTGCGCGCGCCACACTATCGGCAAGTCGTGTCGGAAACCCCGTCCACAGGCTGGTTCGAAGTCCATAGTGAAAATTACTTCGGTGATGGCGGTCAGCCCTTGCACTACCTCGCGCAGGTGCGGGCCACTTACCCGCTGAGCCTGCACGGGGTCGGCCTGTGCCTGGGCGCTACGGACCGGCCAGATCGCACACACCTCCAGCGTCTGGCTGCCCTGATCCGGCGCTTCCAGCCAGGGCTGGTATCCGAACACCTGAGCTGGGGCCGCATCGGAGACCACTACCTTAACGACCTGCTGCCCCTGCCCTACACCGAGGAATCGCTCGCCCTCGTGTGCGGGCACGTGGCGGAAGTACAGGACTACCTGCAACAGCAGTTGCTGGTCGAAAACATCACCAGCTATCTCCGGTTCACCCACTCGACGATTCCCGAGCCTGAATTCATCGCGGAGTTGGTGGCGCGAACCGGTTGCGGCATCCTCCTTGACGTCAACAACATCTACGTCAACGCCGTCAACCACGGCACCGATGCATCGGCCTATATCGATGCGATTCCCGTGGGAGCCGTGAACGAGGTCCACCTGGCCGGCTTTGATCAAAGCGACGACATGCTGATCGACACCCATGGCCAACGCGTGGCGGAGCCGGTGTGGAGCCTCTATCAGCATGCGCTCGCCCGCTTTGGCCCGGTTCCCACCCTGATCGAGTGGGATACCGAGATTCCCCCGTTCGAGGTACTTCTCGAAGAAGCCCGCAGGGCCGACCAGATGCTGGAGACCGACAATGCCTTCAGTGCTTGA